In Pseudomonas flavescens, the sequence TTGCAAAGCACCGGCCAGAATCAAGACGAAACCGCCAGCACCCGAGTTTTGACCAGCGCGGACGGAAAGAAAGTTCCACCAACACCGACCAAAAGAGCAAAAGGCGCGGAATGACCGCGCCTCTTGCAGATGCCTCAGTCGCCTTGACGGGCCGGAGCATCGAGTTCGAACGCAGTGTGCAGGGCACGCACCGCCAATTCCAGATATTTCTCTTCGATGACCACCGAGACCTTGATCTCGGAGGTGGAGATCATCTGGATATTGATGTTTTCCTTGGCCAGCGCCTCGAACATACGGCTGGCCACACCGGCGTGGGAACGCATGCCGACGCCGACGATGGACACCTTGGCGATGTTGACGTCACCGACCACCTCACGGGCCCCCAGCTCGCGCGCAGTGGCTTCCAGCACCTGTTGGGCGCTCTGGTAGTCGTTGCGGTGCACGGTGAAGGTGAAATCGGTGGTGTTATCGTGAGCGACATTCTGCACGATCATGTCCACTTCGATATTGGCGGAGCTGATCGGGCCAAGGATCTTGAACGCAACGCCCGGCAAATCAGGTACGCCACGGATGGTCAGCTTGGCTTCGTCGCGATTGAAAGCGATGCCGGAGATGATCGGCTGTTCCATGGATTCCTCTTCATCAAGGGTAATGAGGGTGCCCGGGCCCTCCTGGAAGCTGTGCAGAACGCGCAGCGGGACGTTGTATTTACCGGCGAATTCCACCGAGCGAATTTGCAAGACTTTCGAGCCCAGGCTGGCCATTTCCAGCATCTCTTCGAAGGTGATCTTCTCGAGGCGCTGGGCTTTCGGCACCACCCGCGGGTCGGTGGTGTAGACACCATCGACATCGGTGTAAATCTGGCACTCATCGGCCTTCAGGGCCGCCGCCAGAGCGACGCCAGTGGTGTCGGAACCACCACGCCCGAGGGTGGTGATGTTGCCCTGCTCGTCGACGCCCTGGAAGCCGGCCACCACCACCACGCGACCCGCTTTCAGGTCGGCACGGATATTGGTGTCGTCGATGCTCAGGATGCGCGCCTTGGTATGCGCGCTGTCGGTCAGGATGCGTACCTGGCTGCCGGTGTAGGACACCGCCGGCACGCCACGCTTGATCAGGGCCATGGCCAGCAGCGCGATGGTCACCTGCTCGCCGGTGGACACCATCACGTCCAGCTCGCGGGCTATCGGCTGGTCATCGCTGATCTGCCTGGCCAGTTCGATAAGGCGATTGGTCTCGCCGCTCATGGCCGATACCACGACGACGATGTCGTCACCCTTTTCGCGGAATTTCTTCACCTTCTCGGCGACCTGCGCGATACGCTCGACGGTGCCGACGGAAGTACCGCCGAATTTCTGTACGATCAAAGCCATTTCAAAGCTGCCTCAGCCCATGAAGGGCGCCCATTAAACAGACAACACCGCACACCACCAGACCGCTCGCCGGGCACGGCGGGCGATCTGGCCACGCTTGCGTTACGGGCCTTAGAGGCCCTGCTCGACGAACGGGCCGATCAGCGCCAGAGCGCCGTCCAGTGCGGCCGCATCGACCCCACCACCC encodes:
- a CDS encoding aspartate kinase: MALIVQKFGGTSVGTVERIAQVAEKVKKFREKGDDIVVVVSAMSGETNRLIELARQISDDQPIARELDVMVSTGEQVTIALLAMALIKRGVPAVSYTGSQVRILTDSAHTKARILSIDDTNIRADLKAGRVVVVAGFQGVDEQGNITTLGRGGSDTTGVALAAALKADECQIYTDVDGVYTTDPRVVPKAQRLEKITFEEMLEMASLGSKVLQIRSVEFAGKYNVPLRVLHSFQEGPGTLITLDEEESMEQPIISGIAFNRDEAKLTIRGVPDLPGVAFKILGPISSANIEVDMIVQNVAHDNTTDFTFTVHRNDYQSAQQVLEATARELGAREVVGDVNIAKVSIVGVGMRSHAGVASRMFEALAKENINIQMISTSEIKVSVVIEEKYLELAVRALHTAFELDAPARQGD